The Epinephelus lanceolatus isolate andai-2023 chromosome 14, ASM4190304v1, whole genome shotgun sequence region gttttgttctacgatATAAAATATGTCCGTAAATTCCCCAGTTGtgaattttaaagcttttatgcatcttaaaaaaggcagttgctaacaagtgactAAATGAAACAGATAACACAGAACACGTCTGTACAGCCATGTTGTGGAAGGGATATTAAGTCACGTGATTGtggtattgtttgttttttgtagtctaacgttagctttttacctccacggagctttttttctgcaataatccaaaatccaatggaaaaatcccataggctttttgatgagggaaccagggtgacgaTAACTTCCGtattggcctacagaaaaacgtcatcccaAGAGCACTATATTGTGCCATAAACCAAAGAACTGgacaaaagacaaaagtttGGGGGACTACTTGTGTGGCTTACTTTTTTAGAGCAAATTTCTGAAGGTGGAATTCATACTTAATCACATGGGGGCAGTACAAAGCTGATGATTCCAAAAAGGCCTGGGttttaatgaatgaaaacacagctAAGAAATTAGAATTGACAACTAAGTTAATATAAAAtatccattcattttccgtaacaacttatcctgttaggggtcgtgggggggctggagcctatcccagctgacactgggcgagaggtggggtacaccctggacaggacgccagactattgcagggctgacacatagagacagataaCCATGTTCACaatcacacctacggacaatttagagtcaacctgcatgtctttggactgtgggaggaagctggagtaccctcGCCGCAGGATTCAAACCCTCCACCCCGGGTTCagaccaggaaccctcttgctgtgaggccacaATGCTAACTACTGCACCGCCGTGCCGTGACTGATAAACTTTTATGCTAATCATCATGTAATGAACTCATACCATGAAAAGTAATTTACCTTGCATGGGCACATATCCACTGGTCAATGATGGCCACTCCTCCATCTTTAAACAGCTCCAGGTCCTCTGTGGACGGCTCATACCGCACCATGTCTGGCAGCAACCTTTTCAGCTCCTTCAGTTCTACAGATTTTAAAAGCATTTATAGTGACAATGATTTTATTGGCACACAACTACTGCTTACTTATAATATTTCTATGACTTATTTCTGCATTACCATATATTCATTATAATTTGCTGACTTCTTATGCTACTGTGTCAATGACATTTGAAATGGTTTCATCTCAAAATATATATTGGCCTTTCAAATGACAGATGGTTGTATAAACCTTCATAACACTATTTCATCAAGCTGCAGAATACTGAAGCACTCATGCCAATTATACAAATGAAATTTCTTCATGCCTTTAGGTCATTTAAATGTACAATTAATTGTAAATCATCTCTGACTGTGCCAGTATGTCATTACCTTCCTCATCTGCATCAGTGGCAATAAACACATTGTCCAGTTTGTGCTTCTTCATCAAGCTGCGGATCTTCTTCACTGCACCCTTAAGGCtgggtacatcctcacggtgaCCCCAGATAAAGTCCTTCCTGCGCAGGTGGACTCCCAGATATGGACCACCTTTAGCTGAGCCCAGCTTGGCCTAAAGAGggaataaagattattattgtGAACAACTTGATCATAAAAAGGCTGCAGTGGGGGGCTGCAGGTTGGAATAGAACCCACAGCCACTGCGACAAGGACATTACCTTTGCACATGGCATGCCCGCTCTACCCAACCGCCCCAACCACAATGAAATTTGACAGTAAACAAGTGTCCAGCAATAAGAGTGTGCTTGACTTATCTTATCTGATGACACGATTAGCTCTAACATTCAAAATGCTCTCAAATACCTATGAACCTGGACTTCAGTGACGCAGGTAAACACTAAATTCCACCTGCACAATCACATAATCACACCACAATCAGACACGCTGACTCACTTTCATGCGTGTCCAGTCCTCACTGTAAATGGTATGGTCTCTGTCATCTGTAGAGTTTAGGTACTTTGCTCTGAAGTCATCTCCGATGAGTCTCAGGTGCTTGGCAAAAACCATGCTGCGGCGGGTCTATTTGAAGCACAGATAATTGCAGAGACTCACAAATCAGGTTACGGAAAAATATATGAAGGAAAAAACAGGTGATCTAATACCCTATACCAGCATTACAAAAAAAGGTGTGATATTAGCCTTTTACTTGACTCACATCCCAGTAATCCTTCCCAGCATAGTGATCATGGAGGAGTGTCTCTGCTCGGTCAAGCATAACGGATCTGCAAAATGGCCAGTACAACAAGTTTATCCATGTCAGCGTTCCAAGATCTAAGAGAGCAATCTGTAAGTAATACCACGTTTAGATAACAATGGAGTCGGATTATCTGTCAGGTATTCACAAAGAGATGAATCAGCAACTCCATCGTCTTAAAGAGGATTTATGCTTACAGTGAGGCTGTTTTAATAAGAGACTGACAAGTTTGGATACATAAGATCTATTTTGTGTCTAGACAGTGTTCTCTTGGTAGTTTGTTTACTCATCTAATCTTCATCAATTTGCTACACCTGCCATCTAATGTGCAAAATGGCATTAGTAATGGTTAAAAGCTCCATATGAAATTTAACTCTGGTCACTTCCCCTAAATTGTGGTGCTagttaaaggggcagttcatgCCAAAatcaggaactattttctttctaccctTTCTACACCTGTCAcctgtatcaccacgcagaaggaagcgcaCATCTTAGGGAAGAGAGGCTTCGGACAGTGcaggatgtaaacattaatggagtcctcctcggctgagctgtaacattagctagctcagtggtgctaggtgagctagcagaagatgcacacttccctctgcGCGGTAATACACTTCCCAGGTGTAGTTCTGCACAAAGAAAAAacgttcccacatgaaactactcacaacaaggtctgagtaactgggtcatgaatttaatttgcatttttcaaatttattttttggcgctttaagcaccacaagccatgtgccatttagttccattatattcacaagaaggcagacatctctacagacaatatctccaacacttggcaactcacagcaaaacaatctaaactgataaacagaactacaggtaagagtaaagaatatgtattttggattttgggttcaactgtccctttaaaaccaCAAACTACTGGTTAATTCATGTAAAAATGAGCTGTTCATGCTGTAACTCAGTCAAAGACAGGGATAACATTAAGTAACAACCATCAAGCTCGACAGAACTGATTACagccacaaaattaaaaaataatcatattgatttatcCGCCACAGATACATTTTACCAGACACTAGCACTTGACAAATATCCACACACTGTGTATGTATGCGTGCAGTCAGTGGATTTTATATCAGCATGTTGCTCTGTAAACTCACGtcactgtgatgtttttctgtagaaCAGGGGCCATGATGGACGCGTGGCCTTGGGCGGATATGCAAGTTACATTTCGAGCTCTCGTCTCCTCATAGCCCCAAAACCAGCCCcttggaaacacacacacaaacaagataAATGAGACAGCCGATGATgaatggagaggagagaggtgtGTGAGCACAAAGATAAAGATGGATATCATTAATACAGAAATACTGTGAATGTGATCCATCACTGTCTAAAGTGGTTCTACTGAGTTATTCAACTATAATTacaattcattttttttggcacttaagCTTAATAAATCTTTTTCATGTGggaacaataaacaacaaaaaaaatctgcttccCAAAGGAGGGTATGACAGAAAAGGCATTTAGAAAACATGAGCGTGGTGACAGCGACTAAATACTACACCTGTCAAAACAGGGTAAAAACACAGTCTCTGAATTAAACAGCAGGATGCTGTGCACTGTGTTGCTTTACCTGTAGTAGCCCTGTTTATCTTTGGAGTACATCAACTTGTCAATACATGGCCGCTCATCAACTTTTTCCTCCCATTTCCCATCAGTCCATCCCTCTGCGTAGTTTTGCAGCACCAGAACCTGGTCTATGAATGGACCTCCATTCTCTAGAACCAAGGGAGGAACAAAACACATTCATTAGGTTTGGCTTTAACACGCTTAAAATGAGCTAAGGAGCAGTCTGTTTAATAGCTGATTAAAAAGTGGTGACTATGCACAGGGAAAAGAACCATTAGTATTTATGATAAATGAAATATCACAGCACAAAGAGctttaaaaaaacttttaattaGAACCCGTATACAGATAATGAGGTTTGAAATGTAACTCTAGTCTGGATCAGCAAAATTAAAAGCTCACCAGCAATGAATTCCTCATACTCAATGACAGGTACATTGGCCTGCAAGCTAGTGAGGCTGAAGAACTCTCCCCACGGGATGCGAATCTGGTGGATGTTGGAGCTCTGCCAGTGGTAGAGGCGACCCCATGGGGGCAACACCAACACCCAGTCATCCCCCTCCTTACTCAAAGTCTTCACCAGGGAGGCCATGCGGATGTAGACATCTCTCCGCAGATTGAACCCCTCTGGAGGGTTCACGTCATACAAAAGGTACCTGAGATGACAAGAAAGGACAGGAGATCTTGGAGCTTTGCGTGGATAAAAAGCAGCACCAAGCTCTTTGGTCAGTGAACACAAGAGCGACAGCTGTCTTTATAATACATCGAGTCTACCAAATATAGTAACAAAGCAGCATTGATCTAATTTTAAATGTCATGAATCATCAGTATAAAGCAGGGCTAAATTTGCCACATCGTAGCAACCTTTCAAATTATGTCTATTAGAGGACCTTCAGGTAGACAGCAAGAGGTCAGAAAGGGCAGTCAATCATCAGCACTACATTAATAGTATTATGTTGTTAATACTTTACATTATATGCTCTGGTCGTTTTTATTccgagtttttattttttggtttgcATTTGTTGCTGCTCTGTTACATTTTCATCATTATCCCAGCTCAGTTGTTCACAATGACAAAACACATAGTGCAAATTCTTAGCATAAGTATGTAACATGTTGgtaatacacatttatgaaactgAGAGTGACATCATACCCAGTTGTTTCCAGGAGGCTGCTGAAAGCTGTTTAACCCTTTAAAGCCTGAAGCGACAttacttttcttgtgctgctttcagaggcctttcgcaagtatttcaacctttgaaacctgaacgaattggtgtgatttctttcaaaaacatgagaGAAATAAGCAGCTTGGTAACAAATGTCatacaaattgcaaaaaataaataaatagaaaattattttttaaaaaagaagttaaaaatagatttagattttaaaaaaggaaaaaagaaaaagctagGAAAAactttatgattattattttcattattatattttacaattatgttacagaattattataattttgaAGCACTCTTTCCGGGTCattgacatgtttgtgtgtttttaactttcttttcaTCCTCCCCCCGCCCCCTAATTTTCTTGTTataattttctcttttcactAATTTCTCCCTAtttttggggggtgggggtcatttatttttttattgctcattgccttcttttcatgcttttaaaagaaaccaGGCCAATCTGCCCAGGTTTCAAAGGCTTAATCAGTATGCACCGTTATGCACAATGCAAACAAATGCCCATGCACAGGTAAAACCACCACTGAGTCGGGGTGGAATCACCACAGGCcccacaatacgatattatcgCAATACATAAGTCACAATAccatattattgtgattttaaacatgttgaGATAACATATATTacaatatattgcgatttattaccttttatcagtggcaaattatgtccccatataaaaactttgtcaacatcaacagttttattaaatataataaaaattagCCTGTTCAAAATGTATCTAGCatactgaaaaagcaactgatcaTATTGTTCTACTAGGccaccaaaagtttaatttatattttcaatagcaataatttatttaataaaaatttAATACTTGGTATCTGTGTGAGGATACGATATTACCACATgaaaatatcgtgatattatgCTGTATCGACTTTTCCCTCACCCCTGCTATAAAGTAATTCATACCACCCTTTGTCAACAAACCTCAAAATCCTATTCAATAGCGACGTCAACCATAATGTCGTGACATATGCACGTTACATCCCGCAACTAACGCCATGTCGAATGAACAGTCGAATAAATCCACGCTTAGAAAGTACATAGCGTTACTGTCCTGACCAGCTGAGCCCCAATACGCCCTGATTCTCACAGTTAGCATTCTTTTACTGTAACACTTACGCTATAAAGTGCCTAAAATAAGAGATTCAAGTGCTGCTTAATGAACAATTTCTACGCCGAAATTCACTGTAGTACAATAGCATTTTGCAAATTGTATTGAGGGACGTGTAAACAAAAAGTACATGGTCCTAATACGCAATAAGTCATTAAATTGGCAACTTTTTGAATCAGGTAACATAACACATTTAGCGTTAACCCAAGAAGAGTGCAGTGctaaacaaaacaagcagttaGGCAGAAATACAGCGTATAAAGGGCAAGAGAGTAACCTGAAACTGAACAAATAAACATGACTATTACAGCTGAACAGAAACTGATAACTGTAACTACTCTTACGTGTTAGCATGGagtagctagctaacagtaACTTAACGTGAAACTCACCGCAGATCCCGAGCGACAGCGACGGGCGCAG contains the following coding sequences:
- the pofut2 gene encoding GDP-fucose protein O-fucosyltransferase 2, with amino-acid sequence MAHGALHIPGVFIASLYSFVAFCLSVFVTFAAFDSANADNVFSASHTATAPVAVARDLRYLLYDVNPPEGFNLRRDVYIRMASLVKTLSKEGDDWVLVLPPWGRLYHWQSSNIHQIRIPWGEFFSLTSLQANVPVIEYEEFIAENGGPFIDQVLVLQNYAEGWTDGKWEEKVDERPCIDKLMYSKDKQGYYRGWFWGYEETRARNVTCISAQGHASIMAPVLQKNITVTSVMLDRAETLLHDHYAGKDYWDTRRSMVFAKHLRLIGDDFRAKYLNSTDDRDHTIYSEDWTRMKAKLGSAKGGPYLGVHLRRKDFIWGHREDVPSLKGAVKKIRSLMKKHKLDNVFIATDADEEELKELKRLLPDMVRYEPSTEDLELFKDGGVAIIDQWICAHARVFIGTSVSTFSFRIHEEREILGFDPKTTYNRFCGDTEKECEQPTHWKIVY